In the genome of Maribacter forsetii DSM 18668, the window GTGAAATGTAAAACTCACGGAATACCGTGAGTTGATTGGATTGTAATCAACTTAATTTCACCTTATATAAATTTAGCTATGAAAACATTGATTGTTATAGGCGTTTTAATTTTGCTGTTTGTCATATTCGTAAGTAACTTTTCACGATTTATGGGCGGAATATCAACGAATAAGGCTGCTGAGAATCTAGAGCATTACTTAGAAAAAGAACATAATGATGAGCTTGGTTTTAGAGAACTAAATCGGTTTTTTAATGCAGCTACCATGAACCCGAATATGTTTACCGTAGTTATTTTCCATAAAGAAATACCTGAAATTGAATTCTACTGCCATGTGAACCCGAAAGAGCTATTAGAGAACGATATATTATCATACTATGGAACGGAAAACTTGAAAATTGGGGACCTCTACGAAAGAGAACGTAAACGCTATGAAACGCGACAAAAGGTAAAAGCCGATTTTATAAATGAAATTCCTGAAATCAATTTCGAGAACGATAGGTTTGAAATTTTTGTTCCCGGGGAAATGAAAACAACTGCTTTACATGATTTGATAGATAGGTTTGTCGCAAGATTGAACAACTCTTATGAGGAGTTGGATATTCCCTACACCATGTCTTTGTTCATTAAGACCGAAGCCCATCCCGAAGGATATATTGATATTCCGCTAGAGAGTATTGAAAATCAATGGCAGCCGCAAATGTTTATGCTTTCACCCAAAATGAGCGATTTTGATACCATAGAAAATAATATAAAAGAGCGCGTACAGTCCGATTTAGATAAGTTGTACCCCAATTATGAAATAGACGATAATTACCATAAAATTATTTTGGATAAAAACAGTTTGTCAAAAATTGCTTGGGTGCAATACTTGAACGATAAAACGGTGAACAATGATAAAAACGACAAGTGGCAAAACCCTTTAACCGGACTTTATGTTACCTATTACGATATAGATACGGGGCATTTATATTTTGGGGAAATGATATCTCAGGAAAACGATAAAATTTCCTTTGAGGAGACGCAAGCCCTTATCAAATTAAAAGTGGAAGCCGAAGGAATTCAAATGTGAAAGTGGCTGAGTTTAGTCGAACAAGCCAGATTCAATGGCGTATTTCACGGCTCCAGTAGTTGTTTTTGACCCTGTCTTTAGAAGAATGTTCTTTCTGTGCGTTTCTACTGTATTTACCGATATAAATAGTTTTTCTGATATTTCTTTGGAGGTCAGTTCGTCTGCTAACAGGCTAAGCACTTCTTTTTCTCGTGGGGAAAGCTCAATATTCTTATACTTCTTACGCTCAAAAATACTTTCCATATATCGCTGCTTAATGACTTCAGAAAAGTATTGCTCGCCATCTAAAACCGTGCGTACCGCTTTTTGCAATTCTTCTTTGCTGGTGAATTTTGGTACGAATCCGTCGGCACCTTTTTGAATGACCTTGTGTACCGTTCTGTGATTATCTAACATGCTCAACATGATAATCTTTACGGTACTGTGTTTCTTTTTTATCTCGGTCAACAATTCAATACCGTCCATTTTTGGCATATTGATATCGCTGATAATCAATCCTATTTCAAACTGCTTCAGTAACCGAACAACCTGTTTTCCTTCTGTCGCAAGATGTACTTCTCCAATCTCGGGCATGTCGACTAAAATGGTGTTGATACCCTCTAAAAACATTAAATGGTCGTCTGCTATAATGATTTTTGTTTTCTTCACAATGTCTGTTTTAAAGGAATGTCGATGGTAATAGTAGTTCCGCTGTTGGTACTGGTGTCAATGTCTAAAGAACCTTTCATTTTCTGTAAACGTTCTTTAATGTTTCGCAGTCCTATACCTTGTTTTTTATGTTCATGGAAACCTTTTCCGTTATCGTTGACCACAATATTCAAATGGTCTTCATGCTTGGTAAGCTGTACTTCTGCATTGGTAGCTTCTGCATGTTTTAAAATGTTGTTAACCAGTTCTTGTACTACGCGATATACATCGGCAAGAAAGGCATCGGGCAATTGATTAATATTTTCCTTTGGATAGAAAAATGTTTGAAAATCTATGGTTGCATTTTCAGAAATTTGGTCAATAAAATCACCAAGAAAATTTGTGAATCCCAACGATGCAAAAGCAGGCGGATGTAATTGATGGGAGAGTCCGCGAACATCTGTACACGCATTGTTTATTGCCATTAATATTCTTTTGGTCTGCGGTTTTTCTTGTTGGTCTTCTATGTAATGCTCAAAAGCTATTTTAATTCCTGCCAAATCACTGCCTATACCATCATGAATTTCTCGTGCCAGGCGTGCACGTTCTTCATCTTGACCTTGTTGGTACTTTTCTGCCGCAGATAACCTGTAATCTTTGATCATCTGGTTTATTTTCTGGTCGGCATTTTCTTCGCGTTGCATACTTAGTTCTTGCTGAATTTTTAAGCGCTTGAAATATTGGTGGCGAAGTATAAGCAGGGAAATCAGGACCAAAACAAATCCGGCAATAAAAGCATTTCTAATAATACGTTGTCTTTTTACCGTAAGTTCTGCCTTTTGCAGTTCGGCTTCGCCCAGTTTTTGTTCTTTTTCAAGTAAATCTATTCGCGTTTCTTTCAATTGTGTTTCATAGCGCTCTTGTAGCTCGGCAACATACTTTTCTTTATCCAATGAGTTTTGCTGCGAAAGGGTACTCACTCCTTTTTCGTAAAATGCTAGTGCCTTTTTGTAATCACCTTTATCTTGATATAATTGAGAAAGGTTCTTGTAGATGTCCGATTTGTATTGTCTGATGGATTGTTCTTCGCCCATTTCCAAAGCTTGTTCAAAATAGGAAATGGCTTGTTTTGTATGCCCTAATTTACTTTCGCACAAACCAAGGTCGTTCAGAATAATGACCATATCCGATTTAAAATCGACTTCCTTTAAAAGGGTCAAGGTTTTCTTTAAAGAAATAACCGCTTCTTTATACTTGTTCTCTTTGACCAACATTTGTGAAAGATTCATGTTGATATACGTAACTACCGCTTTGTTCCCTTCTTTTTCACGATAGTCTAGAACGGTTTTAAAATGCTCACGAGCTGCATCATATTTTCCTTGCTCTTTTAAAATACTCGCATAATTAAAGAGGGTTACCAGTACGCCGTCATCATCTCCCAATTCTCTGTAGAGGTCAGCGGCACGGTCTAAATTTTCGGTCGCCTTTTTATATTCTTTTTGTAAAACGTAAAGGGTGGCTATATTTTGGTAGGCATTTGCTTCTTGCTGGGTATCGTCCATTTTTTCGGCATACCGTAAACACTCCAAAAAGCTTTCCATTGCTTTGGGGTAATTGCCAAGATTTTTATAGCCCAACGCCAAAATATTATAGCTTGCCGCCAAGCCGTTTTCCATCTCTAGCTCTTTTAGCAGTTCAATGGTTTTTTGGGTTTCACTCACCGCAGTTTTATAATCGCCCGAAATATTGCCCAGATTCGCCAGTGCGTAATGCGCCCTGATAGTATGTGTTTTCAGCCCTAATTTTTCACTTTCTTTAAGCCATTTTTGTGCAGCTTCTTTTGCCAATAGGGGCTGCGAATACACGTTTTTTTGAT includes:
- a CDS encoding response regulator transcription factor is translated as MKKTKIIIADDHLMFLEGINTILVDMPEIGEVHLATEGKQVVRLLKQFEIGLIISDINMPKMDGIELLTEIKKKHSTVKIIMLSMLDNHRTVHKVIQKGADGFVPKFTSKEELQKAVRTVLDGEQYFSEVIKQRYMESIFERKKYKNIELSPREKEVLSLLADELTSKEISEKLFISVNTVETHRKNILLKTGSKTTTGAVKYAIESGLFD
- a CDS encoding tetratricopeptide repeat-containing sensor histidine kinase → MKLITLHKILIVFLFLGVYTNSWSQNKEENKLIDSLSYVYQKNVYSQPLLAKEAAQKWLKESEKLGLKTHTIRAHYALANLGNISGDYKTAVSETQKTIELLKELEMENGLAASYNILALGYKNLGNYPKAMESFLECLRYAEKMDDTQQEANAYQNIATLYVLQKEYKKATENLDRAADLYRELGDDDGVLVTLFNYASILKEQGKYDAAREHFKTVLDYREKEGNKAVVTYINMNLSQMLVKENKYKEAVISLKKTLTLLKEVDFKSDMVIILNDLGLCESKLGHTKQAISYFEQALEMGEEQSIRQYKSDIYKNLSQLYQDKGDYKKALAFYEKGVSTLSQQNSLDKEKYVAELQERYETQLKETRIDLLEKEQKLGEAELQKAELTVKRQRIIRNAFIAGFVLVLISLLILRHQYFKRLKIQQELSMQREENADQKINQMIKDYRLSAAEKYQQGQDEERARLAREIHDGIGSDLAGIKIAFEHYIEDQQEKPQTKRILMAINNACTDVRGLSHQLHPPAFASLGFTNFLGDFIDQISENATIDFQTFFYPKENINQLPDAFLADVYRVVQELVNNILKHAEATNAEVQLTKHEDHLNIVVNDNGKGFHEHKKQGIGLRNIKERLQKMKGSLDIDTSTNSGTTITIDIPLKQTL